In one window of Oryza sativa Japonica Group chromosome 9, ASM3414082v1 DNA:
- the LOC9266280 gene encoding LOW QUALITY PROTEIN: ABC transporter G family member 46-like (The sequence of the model RefSeq protein was modified relative to this genomic sequence to represent the inferred CDS: substituted 1 base at 1 genomic stop codon) codes for MDDDVDAGEIYAVDRQREEGSASAAAFSRSPSTGRVDDDDDDLLTYGRSARRMAALPAPAMPEGTELRRPVGGDVVGDDDYLRFLYKFKERFDRVGIKLPTIEVRYKNLNVEAESYVGSRGLPTILNTYANILKGLANTLHMTTRSKQKISVLHNASGIIKPHRMTLLLGSPGSGKTSLLLALAGTLPSTVKVSGMITYNGHTMDKFIPQRSAAYVSQHDLHMAELTVRETINFSAKCQGVGHHYDLFLELLRREEEENITPDPETDIYLKAATTGEEKAEIVTNHILKILRLDICADTIVGDNMLRGISGGQKRXLTTAEMLVTLGRALFMDEISNGLDSSTTFQIVNTIQQTIHVLGGTAVIALLQPAPETYELFDDIILLSDGQVVYSGPRDHVLEFFKSLGFKCLERIGVADFLQEVTSRKDQKQYWIHGDDTYRYIPVTVIAEAFQCFHVGQAIRSELAIPFDNSKSHIAALKTSKHGVNLKKILKANIDREILLLKRKSFLYIFNALQLTLVAIIAMSVFIHTNMHHDSIENGRMYMGVQFFGTLAIMFKGLAEMGAALANLPVFFKQRDLLFYPAWTYSLPSWIIKTPISFLNTIIWVSITYYVIGFDPNIERCFRQFLVLFVMSEAICGLFRFIAALTRHPVVASTVSEFCILIVMVSSGFILSRDEVKKWLIWEYWTSPLMYALNALAVNEFLSPSWNEALPGFREPLGRLVLESRGVFPEAKWYWIGLGALLGYVLLFNILYTICLSILTLLKRNVREMSQETLQIKLENLTGYDQEPSSGGRVTNDKRYTEGGNNDEATSSNANHNSSPARKGSILPFVPVYMTFEDIRYSIDMPKALKVQGMAGSRLELLKDLSGSFRPGVLTALMGISGAGKTTLLDVLAGRKTSGHIHGNITVSGYPKKQETFSRVSGYCEQNDIHSPNLTVYESLMFSAWLRLPAEIDSMARKRFIDEFMELVELFPLKDALVGLLGLSGLSTEQRKRLTIAVELVANPSIIFMDEPTSGLDARAAAIVMRTVRNIVDMGRTVVCTIHQPSIDIFESFDELFLMKRGGEAIYVGPLGQHSCELIKYFESIEGVRKIKHGYNPSTWMLEVTCTLQEQITGVNFTQVYKNSELYRRNKNLIKELSTPHDGSSDLLFPTKYSQTFVIQCLACLWKQRLSYWRNPPYIAVNFFFTVVIALLFGTMFWGVGRKRQSQQALLSAMGSMYSTCFTLGVQNSSSVQPVVNIERTVFYRERASHMYSPLPYALGQVVVELPYIFLQTLIYGVIVYSMMGYEWTCTKFFWYMFFMYFTLSYFTFYGMMAAGLTPNYTMSSIVSTTFYAIWHLFSGFLIPKTRIPIWWRWYYWICPVAWTINGLVTSQFGDVDDKFDNGVRVSDFVESYFGYNLDLLWVAAMAVVSFAILFAILFGFSLKLFNFQKR; via the exons AtggacgacgacgtcgacgccggcgagaTCTACGCGGTCGACCGGCAGCGAGAGGAGGGATCGGCGTCGGCGGCTGCGTTCTCGCGGTCGCCGTCCACTGGgagggtcgacgacgacgatgatgacctGCTCACCTACGGCCGATCAGCCCGCCGGATGGCggcgctgccggcgccggccatGCCGGAGGGCACCGAGCTGCGGCGACCAGTAGGCGGTgacgtcgtcggcgacgacgactacCTCCGCTTCCTCTACAAGTTCAAGGAACGTTTCGATCG GGTTGGTATTAAACTGCCGACAATTGAGGTGAGGTACAAGAACCTGAATGTAGAAGCAGAGTCATATGTTGGCAGCAGGGGCCTTCCCACCATTCTCAATACCTATGCCAACATATTGAAG GGCCTGGCGAATACTCTTCACATGACAACAAGAAGTAAGCAAAAAATATCTGTCCTTCACAATGCTAGTGGGATCATCAAGCCTCACAG AATGACCTTGCTATTAGGTTCTCCTGGCTCTGGAAAAACATCACTGTTGTTGGCCTTGGCTGGAACACTCCCATCAACCGTAAAA GTATCGGGGATGATAACTTACAATGGGCATACAATGGACAAATTTATACCCCAAAGATCCGCAGCTTATGTTAGCCAACATGATCTGCATATGGCTGAACTGACAGTTCGTGAGACAATCAATTTCTCTGCAAAGTGTCAAGGAGTTGGCCATCACTATG ATCTGTTTCTAGAACTattgagaagagaagaggaagaaaacaTTACACCAGATCCTGAAACTGATATATATTTGAAG GCAGCTACAACAGGAGAGGAGAAAGCTGAGATAGTTACAAATCACATACTAAAG ATTTTGCGGTTGGATATATGCGCCGACACAATTGTAGGTGATAATATGTTGAGAGGCATATCTGGAGGGCAAAAAAGGTGACTAACTACAG CTGAGATGCTTGTCACACTAGGACGAGCTCTTTTCATGGACGAGATATCAAATGGACTTGATAGCTCAACAACATTCCAGATAGTGAACACCATCCAACAAACCATTCATGTTCTTGGTGGAACAGCTGTCATTGCTTTGCTACAGCCTGCACCCGAGACATATGAATTATTTGATGATATAATTCTCCTCTCAGATGGTCAAGTTGTCTATAGTGGCCCTCGTGATCATGTGCTTGAGTTCTTTAAATCGTTGGGATTCAAATGCCTAGAAAGAATAGGTGTAGCTGACTTCTTGCAAGAA GTTACATCAAGGAAAGATCAGAAACAATACTGGATACATGGCGATGACACATATCGATATATTCCTGTTACAGTGATTGCCGAGGCATTTCAGTGTTTCCATGTCGGCCAGGCAATAAGAAGTGAGTTGGCAATCCCATTTGATAACAGCAAGAGCCATATTGCAGCGCTGAAAACATCAAAGCATGGTGTCAACTTGAAAAAAATACTTAAAGCTAACATTGACAGAGAGATATTGCTgttgaaaagaaaatcatttctatatatattcaaTGCACTTCAG TTAACACTAGTGGCGATAATTGCAATGAGTGTCTTTATCCATACAAATATGCATCATGACTCGATAGAAAACGGGAGGATGTACATGGGAGTGCAGTTCTTTGGTACGTTGGCAATAATGTTTAAAGGGTTGGCAGAAATGGGAGCAGCTCTTGCAAATCTCCCAGTTTTTTTCAAGCAAAGGGATCTACTCTTCTATCCAGCATGGACATATTCCTTGCCATCATGGATCATTAAGACTCCAATCTCCTTCCTTAATACAATAATTTGGGTCTCCATAACATACTATGTTATTGGATTTGATCCAAATATAGAGAg ATGTTTTAGACAATTCCTTGTGCTTTTTGTAATGTCCGAGGCAATATGTGGACTTTTCCGTTTCATTGCTGCTCTTACAAGGCATCCAGTTGTTGCAAGCACCGTGAGTGAATTCTGTATACTAATAGTTATGGTTTCAAGCGGATTCATCCTATCAAGAG ATGAAGTTAAAAAATGGCTGATATGGGAGTACTGGACATCACCCCTGATGTATGCACTAAATGCCTTAGCAGTAAATGAATTCCTAAGTCCCAGCTGGAAtgag GCACTACCTGGTTTTAGAGAACCACTTGGAAGGTTAGTTCTGGAATCTCGTGGGGTTTTCCCGGAGGCCAAATGGTATTGGATTGGTCTTGGTGCCTTGCTTGGATATGTGCTTCTGTTCAATATCCTCTACACCATCTGCCTCTCAATTCTCACAT TACTTAAAAGAAATGTGCGAGAAATGTCTCAGGAAACATTGCAGATAAAACTAGAAAATTTAACCGGTTATGATCAAGAGCCATCATCTGGAGGCCGAGTTACCAATGATAAAAGAT ACACTGAGGGTGGCAACAATGATGAAGCAACTTCAAGCAATGCAAATCATAATTCTAGTCCAGCCAGGAAAGGAAGTATCCTGCCTTTTGTACCCGTTTACATGACATTTGAAGATATAAGATACAGTATAGACATGCCAAAG GCACTGAAAGTACAGGGTATGGCAGGGAGTCGGTTGGAACTACTGAAGGATCTTAGTGGTTCATTTAGGCCAGGAGTGCTTACAGCACTTATGGGTATCAGTGGTGCAGGCAAGACAACATTGTTGGATGTGTTAGCTGGGAGGAAGACCAGTGGACACATACATGGTAATATTACTGTATCTGGCTATCCGAAGAAGCAAGAAACATTTTCTCGAGTTTCAGGATATTGTGAACAAAATGATATCCATTCACCAAATCTAACTGTCTATGAATCCCTTATGTTCTCAGCATGGCTTAGATTACCAGCCGAAATTGATTCTATGGCAAGAAAG AGATTTATTGATGAGTTCATGGAGCTTGTGGAGCTCTTTCCCTTAAAAGATGCATTGGTTGGATTGCTTGGCTTGAGTGGATTATCAACTGAACAAAGGAAACGGCTAACAATAGCAGTGGAACTAGTTGCAAACCCATCTATCATATTCATGGATGAACCAACATCTGGACTTGATGCACGAGCAGCAGCCATTGTCATGAGGACAGTAAGGAATATTGTGGACATGGGAAGAACTGTTGTTTGCACAATCCACCAACCTAGTATTGATATATTTGAATCATTTGATGAG CTCTTCCTAATGAAAAGAGGAGGTGAAGCAATTTATGTAGGTCCATTAGGACAACATTCATGTGAATTGATCAAATATTTTGAG TCTATTGAAGGTGTCAGGAAGATAAAACATGGCTACAATCCTTCAACATGGATGCTGGAAGTGACTTGTACATTGCAGGAACAGATAACTGGGGTTAACTTTACTCAAGTATACAAGAATTCTGAACTATATAG GAGGAACAAAAATTTGATAAAGGAGTTAAGCACACCCCATGACGGTTCAAGCGACTTATTGTTTCCAACTAAATATTCACAGACCTTTGTTATACAATGTTTGGCTTGCCTCTGGAAGCAACGTTTGTCATATTGGAGGAATCCTCCATATATTGCTGTGAATTTCTTCTTCACCGTTGTAATTGCACTATTGTTTGGAACAATGTTCTGGGGCGTTGGTAGAAAAAG GCAAAGTCAACAAGCCTTGCTCAGTGCCATGGGTTCCATGTATTCCACATGTTTCACTCTAGGAGTGCAGAACTCTTCTTCAGTTCAACCAGTTGTCAATATTGAACGCACGGTCTTTTACAGGGAAAGAGCATCTCACATGTACTCGCCTTTGCCATATGCCTTGGGGCAG GTTGTAGTTGAACTTCCTTACATCTTCCTCCAAACCTTGATATATGGTGTGATAGTGTATTCTATGATGGGATACGAGTGGACATGCACCAAGTTTTTTTGGTACATGTTCTTCATGTACTTCACTCTATCATACTTCACATTTTATGGCATGATGGCGGCAGGTCTAACTCCAAACTACACCATGTCCTCTATTGTTTCCACAACTTTCTATGCCATATGGCACCTTTTCTCTGGATTTCTAATACCAAAAACA AGAATTCCAATATGGTGGAGATGGTACTATTGGATTTGCCCTGTTGCATGGACAATCAATGGGTTGGTTACTTCACAGTTTGGGGATGTAGATGACAAGTTTGATAACGGTGTGCGTGTATCTGACTTTGTTGAGAGCTACTTTGGTTACAATCTTGACTTGTTATGGGTGGCTGCTATGGCCGTTGTGTCATTTGCAATTCTTTTTGCCATCCTTTTCGGATTCTCACTTAAGCTATTCAACTTCCAAAAGAGATAA